From the genome of Thermodesulfobacteriota bacterium:
CGGATGTTTCATCAGGGTGGTCTGTTCTTCATAAAACGTAATAACCAGCCTGTCGCCGGTCTTCTATTTGAACAACGAAACGAACAACTCAGGTCCATTGCTTTCGGCACAATCAATGGAGAATCGAAGCCTGTGGAAGAAGGCGCCTTCGCTTCGCTATACTTACTTCTTGTCAAACACGCTTATGTCAGCGGCTGTAAGCTCGTTGACTTTGGTGGGTGCCGTCCTTCTCTGAGCGATGGTGTGCTGCGCTATAAGCACAAATGGGGCGTAAGTCTAAGAGAAAAACCTGATACGTGGTATGACTTCCTGGTATATTGGAACCGCTTTAACGGACCGATAATCTCTTTCTTTTCAAAAACACCGCTCATATTCCGAGACCATAAAGGTTTGTCTGGTTTATGTGTGATGGATCAAAAAGAACCTGCAACAAATGCTCAGGTGCGGAAGATTCATCATTCCGTATGGATGCCAGGGCTGAAATGGCTTTATCTTATCAGCGCATCCGGCTGGCGGGCAAATATCAGCAGTCCACCACAAACATGTCTAATCGACCTTAAAAGCTCTGAAAATTTGACTCCACACAAACTCAAATTAAACGGGCTACTGTGATTGAATATAGCTATGTCTCTCTAATCACTAAAAGAAATATTAATGTAAAGATTAACGTGCTCTATGCACATCATGACATCGAGTAAAGTATGAATATGTCTATGACCAGATAATTTTGTTAGCCTAGATAGAAACGTCACTCTCATTTTTTGAGGAAGAACAGGCTTTTTTAACGTCGAGGAGAAAAGAGTTGCCATATAAATGGCGCGAGATACCGGCTCTATTATCCACACCCCTGGGGCGATTTCACCTTATGCACAGTATGTACCGAAGTACCTGGCCGATTCTATCCCGTATCGCCTATACCTATCGGAGCACACTTGTCCGAAACACCCGCATCATCGCTGTTGTCGGTTCCTACGGGAAGTCAACCACGGCGCGCGCTCTAATCTCTGCGTTAGGTAAACAATATCATCCGAGCTTCCAGCGGAACTCCTGGACTGGTGTAGCCCGGGGGATTCTGCGCATTCGACCATTTGACCGACATGCCGCAATAGAGGTCGGGATCCATGGCCCTGGCGAGATGGATATATATGCCCGACTCATCCGGCCGGACATCACCGTCGTCACCTCGATCGGGAGTGAGCACAACCGCTCCCTGGGCACGCTGGAAACGACGCGGTCAGAGAAATCGGCTATGGTAAAAATACTCCGTGAATCGGGCCTAGCCGTGCTTAACGGCGACGACCCGAATGTTCTCTGGATGAAGAACCAGACTTCTGCCCGGGTTATAACCTTCGGCATAGGGGAAACCAACGACGTAATCGCTAGAGATATACAACTTGACTGGCCGAATGGTATGCGGTTCAAACTCCATGCTGGCGGCGAGACAAGGGCTTTAAGCACCCGCCTTATAGGCAAGCACATGGTATATCCCATCCTGGCTACACTGGCTGTAGCCATTGCCGAGGGTCTTGACCTCGACCAGGTGATTAGGGCACTCGAATCACTGCCTCCGACATCCGGCCGCTTACAACCGGTCAGGCTGGCAAACGGTGCTTTTATCCTGAGAGACGACCACAAATCGGGGCTGGAGACGATCGAGACCGCACTGGACGCGCTATCGGAAATACCGGCAAAACGGCGTATCGTGGTGCTGGGAGAAGTAGAAGAGCCTCCGGGAAGCCAAGGTCCTATCTACCGGGCTATTGGTGAGCGCATTGCTCAAATCGCCTGGCAGGCTATTTTCTTGGGCGGAGATACCGGCTGTAAAAGCTATGCTACCGGAGCAAAACGCGGGGGGTTGCCGCCGGAACGAATAATAAACGCTGGAAGAAACTTATTCAAAGCGATTGAGGTTCTGCGTGAAGACCTTAAACCAGAAGACGTAGTACTGATCAAAGGTAGAGACAGCCAGAGACTGGAGCGGGTGGCCTTTTCTCTCATGGGTCTTCCCGTTCGTTGCGATATCAGCTTCTGTAATGCAAAGGTAAACTGTGAACACTGTCCCATGCTGGAGAGAGGCTGGAGAGGACGGAAAGTGGCGATGTAAAGCCGGAAAGGATCGTACGGTGATTTCCGTAGAATATGGTCGAAGGCTACCCTGAGCGTGCTTGATAAACCAGTCTAAACTCCACTCAGGGAATTAGCAGATGTGTGCATACGCGGGCAATAAGAAATAAAACCCTCGTCCGTCCTGAGCCTAGCCTGCCCTGAGTTATACCGAAGGATCGAAGGACCAACACCGGTCTTACTAATCAAAAGACCATGCTTCGACAGGCTCAGCATGAGCGGAATAGCACCCGCTGGAAAGAAAAATAAAAAACCCTTTCACACTGAGCTTGCCGAACTACTCACCACGAAGATGGATAAACCTCACGGTAACATCCCTTCACCCTGAGCGAAGACGAAGGGTGTGTGGCAAAGTTGCAGGCCTGACCGGCTAAGTCGAGTGGTTAGGACAGCGCTAGCGTAGCAAGCATAAAAGAGGAAAACTTTTTATCTATCTAAAGGCCCTGTTTTTCGAACTTGAACCATTGGTTTCTGATTATTTTGAACAGCAGTGAGGAAGAATGATTATTAAATGACACACCCTCGGAGTAAAGCGAGCCAGTGGTTTTTGAGAGGAGCCTGGTGGCTTTATGGTTATTTGCCCGACGGCGTCGGGGATTTTCTTAAAAAGCACTACAGGTATTTACTACCTTTTAAAAATTTGCGTATAACTGTATCCATTCTACGTGGTAAAACCCATTTAAGCAGCCAAGAAGTGACCATTCTATTTGCCAATAGAGAGAACGCCGAGACTGACTACATGACCGACCACTTTTTTGACGGTCAGTACAAGCTGGAGATAGTGGAAAATGTTTGGTCTTGGAATCTAGCTTCCACCCTGAGACTGTTGAGACAGTCCACCGATTTGACTATAGCTCGTATAGACCGGGTCTCCGCCCGTCTATTCTTCAGCCAGGATTATATTGCCGTCCCGGAATGGGTTTGCTTATCGCTCCCGGTGTCTGAGGGTCTGAAGATACCCCCTCGCCGAAGCCGCAGCTTGAAGGATGACCTGCGTATAGTGCGACGGAGTAATCTTCATCCTCATTACACCCAGAACATTTCGGACTTTGATACGTTTTACAATGAGATGTACGTTCCCTCTATTCAAAGACGATATGGTGAAAAGGCATATATACGAAACTTTTACCAGTTGAGACGAAGCCTCAAGCAAGGCGGGTTACTCTGGGTAATGCAAAACAATAAACCGATCGCCGGGCTTCTCTTTAAACGACGGGGCCAGCTCCTTCAAATATTAGCCCTGGGCACTTTAAACGGAGAACGGACCCTGGTGAAAACAGGCGCGCTTACGGCGTGTTATTTGTTCATAATAGAACATGCCAGTAAACTGGGGTGCGAACTTGTTGACTTCGGCGGCTGCCGCCCCTTGCTCAACGACGGCTTGCTGCGGTATAAGCGCAAATGGGGAATGATCATTAATGAAAAACACGACACCTATTATGACTATTTGGTGTACATCAATAATTTCAGCAGAGAGGTAATTTCACTGCTCTCCAATAACCCATTAATATTCAGAGACAATGGCGGCTTATCCGCCATATCTCTGATGGACGGTGAAAACCCGGCGGCGGAGACCGAAGTCGAGAGAGCGCACCATTATATGTGGATAGCGGGTTTAAGACAGCTCTATCTGGTTTCGGCTTCAGGTTGGAAAGAGAACATCAGAAC
Proteins encoded in this window:
- the murF gene encoding UDP-N-acetylmuramoyl-tripeptide--D-alanyl-D-alanine ligase, producing the protein MPYKWREIPALLSTPLGRFHLMHSMYRSTWPILSRIAYTYRSTLVRNTRIIAVVGSYGKSTTARALISALGKQYHPSFQRNSWTGVARGILRIRPFDRHAAIEVGIHGPGEMDIYARLIRPDITVVTSIGSEHNRSLGTLETTRSEKSAMVKILRESGLAVLNGDDPNVLWMKNQTSARVITFGIGETNDVIARDIQLDWPNGMRFKLHAGGETRALSTRLIGKHMVYPILATLAVAIAEGLDLDQVIRALESLPPTSGRLQPVRLANGAFILRDDHKSGLETIETALDALSEIPAKRRIVVLGEVEEPPGSQGPIYRAIGERIAQIAWQAIFLGGDTGCKSYATGAKRGGLPPERIINAGRNLFKAIEVLREDLKPEDVVLIKGRDSQRLERVAFSLMGLPVRCDISFCNAKVNCEHCPMLERGWRGRKVAM